Part of the Streptomyces sp. NBC_01460 genome, GGGTGGGAGGGCAGCAGCAGGGAGAGTTCGAGGGCCCACAGCGCCACGTCCGTGCGCTCGGGGCGTGCCGCCGCCCAGGCCCGGATGTTGTTCAGGATCCGCAGGACCGTCTCCAGCGGCCTGGCCGGCACCGGCGTCGACATCTCCAGCGGCGCTCCCGTGGCCCCCGCCACCAGCGCCTCCGCGTCCTCACCGCTCAGCGGGGCACCGCCGGCGAAGGGGTCGGCCAGCACCCGCTCGGCCGGATCGCCGAACCCGACCACGTAGTGGCCCGGGAGCGCCAGCCCGTAGACGGGTGCCCCGGCTCGCCGCGCGACCTCGATCCAGACGACGGACAGCAGGATCGGCAGCCCCCGGCGACGCCGGAGCACCTGCTGGAGCACCGACGAGTCCAGCCGCTGGTAGTCCGGGGAGGAACCCGCGAAACCGCAGCGCTCGCCGAGCAGTTCGGCGAGCGCCGACGCCCACGTCCGGGCGTCGCGGGCTCCGTAGGGGAGGAGGCCGGCCAGCCGGTCCAGCTCGATCTGCGCCGCGTCGACGCCGTACGGGTCGGCGTCCCCCGCCGTGGGTGGCGAGGCCTCCGCGCCCAGCAGCAGGCAGAGGAGCGCGAGGTCCGGCCGGTCGGCGCGCGCCTCCTCGGCGAACCGCTGCCGCCGCTCGGACCTGCCGGGATCATCGGAGCTCATGTGTGACACGTATCCCCGCTGCCGTCTCCGCTACGCGCACCGGAAGTGGTGGTAGCTGTGGTGGGTGGCGAAGCCCATGCCGTCGTAGAGCGCACGGGCACCTTCATTGTCCGCCTCCACCTGGAGCCACGCGGCGGAGGCGCCTTCGTCCAGCGCCGTACGGGCCAGCGCCGTCATGACCGCCGTCGCGAGGCCGCGCCGCCGGTGCTCCGGACCCACCTCGACGGCCATGAAGCCGGCCCAGCGGCCGTCCACCACGCAGCGTCCGATCGCGGCGGGCACCCCCGCCGGGTCGTCGCCCGGCACGGAGGCGAACCACACCGAAGGGCCGCTGCCCAGCACCTTCAGCACGTGGGGCCCGGGGGTGTCGAAGCGCTGGTAGCGGGAGAGCCAGGTGGAGTCGGCCTCCCTGGACGTCCGGACGGCCGAGACGTCGCGGTCCAGGTCGCCGATCGGCGCCAGGGACGCGACGCGCACGTCGGCCGTCACCTCACGCCGCCAGCCGTGCTCCTCCAGGTCCGCGCAGAGCCGCTCCTGCGTTCCCTCGGCACCGGTGGCGGTCTGGACGTAGGCGGGCAGGCCCCGTTCGCCGTACCAGCGCCGCACCGTGTCGAGCGCCTCGCCGAGGGGGAGACCCGGATCGCCGAGCGGCAGCACCGAGTTGGCGCGGCGGGTGAATCCGCCGGCCGCGCGCAGCCGCCAGTCGCCCAGGGGCTCGCTCTCCACGGGCTGCCAGGCGCGCGCGGTGGTCAGGGCGAGTTCACCGAAGGAGGCCGCCGGACCGCGGCGGCGCGCCGGGGCCGGGGGCACCACCTTGCCCGCCACCAGCGAGGATTCCGGGATGCGGACACCCTCGCCGCTCTTCGTGGTGACCGACAGCACACCGTCGTCCCACGATGTGAGAACCCCGACCGTATCGGTGAACTTCGAGCCCTCGCCCGCAGGGCCGGCGACGCGCCGTACCGAGACGCGTTTTCCCACGTCAGCAGGTGTTATGCGAACCTCGAGCCGTCCGCCCATGGTGAATTCCACAGCTCTGTCTGCCCCTCCTGTTCGGATCGTGCCCCGGAACGGAGATACTAGGGGCGGGCATCGACGACGCCGCGCTCCCGCGCGAGAGCCAACGCCCTACCGAGGAGGAACGACAGCGTGACCTACGTCATCGCGCAGCCTTGTGTCGACGTGAAGGACAAGGCCTGCATCGAAGAGTGCCCCGTCGACTGCATCTACGAGGGCTCCCGGTCCTTGTACATCCATCCGGACGAGTGCGTCGACTGCGGAGCCTGTGAGCCGGTCTGCCCGGTCGAGGCCATCTTCTACGAGGACGACACCCCGGAGGAGTGGAAGGACTACTACAAGGCGAACGTCGAGTTCTTCGACGACCTCGGCTCGCCGGGTGGCGCCTCCAAGCTGGGTCTCATCGAGCGCGACCACGCCTTCATCGCCGCGCTGCCGCCGCAGAACCAGTAAGCGGCCGCACGAGCGCCGCCCGGTCCCGTACGGCTCGTCACCGTGCGGGGCCGAGGTGTTTCCCGGCCGCCACGACCCGTACGAGAAAGCAGAGTTCCGTGTCCGCAGCAGTTCCCGTCTCCTCCCGCCTCCCCGCCTTCCCCTGGGACAAGCTCGCGCCGTACAAGGCGACGGCCGTGGCCCACCCGGACGGCATCGTGGACCTCTCGGTCGGCACGCCCGTCGACCCGGTGCCCGAGCTGATCCAGCAGGCGCTGATCGCCGCGGCGGACAGCCCCGGCTATCCGACGGTGTGGGGGACCGAGGCGCTGCGCGACGCCCTGACCGGCTGGGTGGAGCGCAGGCTCGGTGCGGTGGGTGCGCGTCACGAGAACGTGCTGCCGGTCGTCGGCTCCAAGGAGCTCGTGGCCTGGCTGCCGACCCAGCTCGGTCTCGGCGCCGGGGACAAGGTCGCCTACCCCCGGCTCGCCTACCCGACGTACGAGGTGGGCGCGCGGCTCTGCGGCGCCGAGCCGGTGGTCTACGACGACCCGACGGAGCTGGACCCGGAGGGCCTCGAGCTGCTCTGGCTCAACTCCCCGTCGAACCCGACGGGCCGGGTGCTGCCCAAGGACGAGCTGACCCGCATCGTCGCCTGGGCGCGCGAGCACGGGGTGCTGGTCTTCAGTGACGAGTGCTACCTGGAGCTCGGCTGGGAGGCGGAGCCCGTCTCCGTGCTCCACGCCGACGTCTGCGGTGGGACGTACGAGGGCATCGTGGCCGTCCACTCGCTCTCCAAGCGCTCCAACCTCGCCGGCTACCGTGCCGCCTTCGTCGCGGGCGACGCCGCGGTCCTGGGCGAGCTGCTCCAGATCCGCAAGCACGGCGGGATGATGACCGCGGCCCCCGTCCAGGCGGCGACGGTCGCGGCGCTGGGCGACGACACGCACGTGGCCGAGCAGCGGGAGCGCTACGCACGGCGGCGCACGGCGCTGAGGGCGGCGCTGGAGGCCCACGGCTTCCGGATCGAGCACAGCGAGGCGAGCCTCTACCTCTGGGCCACCCGTGACGAGCCCTGCTGGGAGACCGTGGCGCACCTCGCGGAGCTCGGCATCCTCGTGGCGCCCGGTGACTTCTACGGGCCGGCCGGGGACCGCTTCGTACGGGTGGCGCTGACGGCCTCGGACGAGCGCGTGGACGCGGCGGTCAAGCGGCTGTCCTAGTCGCGGCCGGGCGGGTGTCCCAGGGGTCCCCCGGGGTCCCCGCACGGCGAGGGGCCCCGGGAGTGCGCACTCCCGGGGCCCCTCGCCGTGCCGTGGGGCACGGGCACCGGTGGATCAGCCGATCGGCAGGCCCTTGGTGGGCAGACCCTTGGTCGGCAGGGAGTCGGTGGACAACTCGCCGCCCGCGGCGTCGCCCGCCTTCTCCAGGGTCTTGCCGGCGGCGGGCAGCGTCGTGCCGACCACCTTGCCGCCGGTCTCGTTGGCCACCTCGGCCCCCTGCTTGGCGGTGGAGTCCAGCGTGCCGCCGGCGCCGTCGAGCGAGGTGAGGCCGCCGAGCGCGGGGGTCTGCGGGAGCCCCGCGGCACCCGCGGCACCGGCCGCGCCGACCACGGGTGCCGCACCTGCGGCGATCAGCAGCGCGGCACGGGCGATCCGACGGGACAGGGGGAGGGACATGATGCTCCTTCGGCGGGACGTCAACGGGTCGCGGCGGATACGGAATCCGCCTGTCCGGTGATCGGACGCACTGAACAACAGGTCCGGGGGCGGGGAAGGTTGCGGGGCACCGAGGTAAAGAGTGGGCAATGCGTCGGATAATCCGAAACGGTGGAACCCGGGCGAACGGTGCACGTGGCGGGTGCATGACGAGCCGTCACTTTCCCTTGTCCCCAAGGGAATCGCTCGATCGGACAGGGGTGCCGGAAGGGTGACGCGGGCGGCGGCCGAGTGGACGCCGAACGGCCCCTACGGATGACAGGCCGTACTACTGAGCGAGCCTCATTCGGACGGTGTGTGCGGGCGATTTCTCGCCTTCCGCGCGTTCCGTCCGCCAGCCCGTGCCGGCGGTCCACACCCTGCCCGCGTACGCGACCTCGTCGATCCGCAGGGTGCCCGCGCGGGCGACCGCCCAGTGGGCGAGCTCCCAGCCGCGCCTGGACGTCGCCTCGTCGTCGGCCGGCACGGGCACCGACACCGTGCTCGTGGCGGCCGCGCCCGCCGACGCGGCGGACGGCAGGACGTCCTTCCCGAAGGCGCGCGCCAGATCGGACCGGACCTCGGCCGCGTCCCCCGGGTTCTCCGCTGTCGCCGTCGACGGCGAGCAGGTCAGCGAGGCGGGGGCGCGTCCGGTCAGCGCGGCCGAGAGGAGGGCCGCGTCCGGCTCGTGCTTGGCGTACGCCTGCGGGAACCCGCTCTTCTGCACCCGCTGGGCCGCGACGGTCAGGGGCAGCCGAGAGTAGCCGGGGACCTCGGCGAGGTGCTCGTAGAACTTCCCGGACGCGTACACCGGGTCCATGATCTGCGCGGGAGTTCCCCAGCCCTGCGAGGGGCGCTGCTGGAAGAGTCCCAGCGAGTCCCGGTCGCCGTGGTCGATGTTGCGCAGGGCGGACTCCTGCAGCGCGGTCGCCAGCGCGATGGTCACCGCACGCTCCGGCAGTCCGCGCGTGGTGCCCACGGCGGAGACCGTCGCCGCGTTGGCGGCCTGGTCCGGGGTCAGCTCGTACGTACGCCCCTCGCCCCCGTCGGAGGGGCCCACGGTGCAGCTCGGTGCCCCCTTGTGCCCGGAGAGGTACTGCACGGCGAGATAGCCGGCCAGGGCCACGAGCACGGCGAAGGCGGCCACGACACGGAAGAGGCGGCTACGGCGGGGAGAGGAGCTGGTCCGGGGCACGGGGCCCACCGTACTGGAGGGTACGAGCGTGGGCCGAGAGCGTGGTCCCTTAGGCTCGGGGCCATGGATGGACACACGCTCGACCTCGCCCTGGACGGTCCGGAGCTCACCGCCCGGCTGGTCGACTTCCCCTCGGTCAGCGGGCAGGAGAAGGACCTCGCCGACGCCATCGAGGCGGCCCTGCGCCCGCTGCCGCACCTGACCGTCGAGCGCCACGGCAACAACATCGTGGCCAGGACGCGGCTGGGACGCGCCGAGCGCGTCGTCCTGGCGGGGCACATCGACACCGTCCCGATCGCGGACAACGTCCCGTCCCGGCTCGACGACGACGGCGTGCTGTGGGGATGCGGGACCTCCGACATGAAGTCGGGCGTAGCCGTCCAGCTGCGGATCGCCGCGACGGTGCCGGAGCCCAACCGCGACCTCACGTTCATCTTCTACGACAACGAAGAGGTCGCCGCCCACCTCAACGGCCTCGGGCACGTCGCCGAGGCGCACCCCGAGTGGCTCGACGCGGACTTCGCCGTCCTCCTGGAGCCCAGCGACGCCCAGGTCGAGGGCGGCTGCCAGGGCACGATCCGGGCGCACCTGCGGCTGACGGGCGAGCGGGCCCACTCCGCACGCAGCTGGATGGGTTCCAACGCGATCCACGCCGCCGCGCCCGTCCTGGCCAGGCTCGCGGCCTACGAGCCGCGCCGCCCGGTCATCGACGGCCTGGAGTACCGGGAGGGGCTCAACGCCGTGGGCATCGAGGGCGGGGTCGCCACCAACGTCATCCCGGACTCCTGCACCGTGGTGGTCAACTACCGGTACGCGCCCGACCTCACCCCCGAGCAGGCGGAGGCGCACGTCCGCGAGGTCTTCGCGGACTGCGGCGTCGCCGAATTCATCCTCGACGACCATTCCGGTGCCGCGATGCCCGGGCTCTCGCATCCCGCCGCCAAGGCCTTCATGGAGGCGGTCGGCGGCACGGCCCAGCCCAAGTTCGGCTGGACGGACGTGTCCCGCTTCGGCGCGCTCGGTGTCCCCGCGGTGAATTACGGCCCCGGGGACGCGCTGTTCGCGCACAAGCGGGACGAGCACGTGGCGGTCGACCGGATCACCCACTGCGAGGAGCGCCTCCGCTCCTGGCTCACCAGCTGACTCACGGCATTCCCCTGCGCGTAACCTCCGCCGATCTACGCTGAAGCGACACACGCACATCGCAGGTCGGCGGAGGGAGCAGGTCATGGGCAACCCGGAGGACGCACGGATCCCCGA contains:
- a CDS encoding GNAT family N-acetyltransferase, which codes for MEFTMGGRLEVRITPADVGKRVSVRRVAGPAGEGSKFTDTVGVLTSWDDGVLSVTTKSGEGVRIPESSLVAGKVVPPAPARRRGPAASFGELALTTARAWQPVESEPLGDWRLRAAGGFTRRANSVLPLGDPGLPLGEALDTVRRWYGERGLPAYVQTATGAEGTQERLCADLEEHGWRREVTADVRVASLAPIGDLDRDVSAVRTSREADSTWLSRYQRFDTPGPHVLKVLGSGPSVWFASVPGDDPAGVPAAIGRCVVDGRWAGFMAVEVGPEHRRRGLATAVMTALARTALDEGASAAWLQVEADNEGARALYDGMGFATHHSYHHFRCA
- a CDS encoding transglutaminase-like domain-containing protein, translated to MSSDDPGRSERRQRFAEEARADRPDLALLCLLLGAEASPPTAGDADPYGVDAAQIELDRLAGLLPYGARDARTWASALAELLGERCGFAGSSPDYQRLDSSVLQQVLRRRRGLPILLSVVWIEVARRAGAPVYGLALPGHYVVGFGDPAERVLADPFAGGAPLSGEDAEALVAGATGAPLEMSTPVPARPLETVLRILNNIRAWAAARPERTDVALWALELSLLLPSHPARLRYERAQLLVQRGEFLRGAAEMDEYAEIVDGIEPTAAEAIRHRAQAARALLN
- the dapE gene encoding succinyl-diaminopimelate desuccinylase, with the protein product MDGHTLDLALDGPELTARLVDFPSVSGQEKDLADAIEAALRPLPHLTVERHGNNIVARTRLGRAERVVLAGHIDTVPIADNVPSRLDDDGVLWGCGTSDMKSGVAVQLRIAATVPEPNRDLTFIFYDNEEVAAHLNGLGHVAEAHPEWLDADFAVLLEPSDAQVEGGCQGTIRAHLRLTGERAHSARSWMGSNAIHAAAPVLARLAAYEPRRPVIDGLEYREGLNAVGIEGGVATNVIPDSCTVVVNYRYAPDLTPEQAEAHVREVFADCGVAEFILDDHSGAAMPGLSHPAAKAFMEAVGGTAQPKFGWTDVSRFGALGVPAVNYGPGDALFAHKRDEHVAVDRITHCEERLRSWLTS
- the fdxA gene encoding ferredoxin — protein: MTYVIAQPCVDVKDKACIEECPVDCIYEGSRSLYIHPDECVDCGACEPVCPVEAIFYEDDTPEEWKDYYKANVEFFDDLGSPGGASKLGLIERDHAFIAALPPQNQ
- a CDS encoding bifunctional succinyldiaminopimelate transaminase/glutamate-prephenate aminotransferase, whose amino-acid sequence is MSAAVPVSSRLPAFPWDKLAPYKATAVAHPDGIVDLSVGTPVDPVPELIQQALIAAADSPGYPTVWGTEALRDALTGWVERRLGAVGARHENVLPVVGSKELVAWLPTQLGLGAGDKVAYPRLAYPTYEVGARLCGAEPVVYDDPTELDPEGLELLWLNSPSNPTGRVLPKDELTRIVAWAREHGVLVFSDECYLELGWEAEPVSVLHADVCGGTYEGIVAVHSLSKRSNLAGYRAAFVAGDAAVLGELLQIRKHGGMMTAAPVQAATVAALGDDTHVAEQRERYARRRTALRAALEAHGFRIEHSEASLYLWATRDEPCWETVAHLAELGILVAPGDFYGPAGDRFVRVALTASDERVDAAVKRLS
- a CDS encoding ATP-binding protein; its protein translation is MSLPLSRRIARAALLIAAGAAPVVGAAGAAGAAGLPQTPALGGLTSLDGAGGTLDSTAKQGAEVANETGGKVVGTTLPAAGKTLEKAGDAAGGELSTDSLPTKGLPTKGLPIG